Proteins from a single region of Gorilla gorilla gorilla isolate KB3781 chromosome 16, NHGRI_mGorGor1-v2.1_pri, whole genome shotgun sequence:
- the COPS2 gene encoding COP9 signalosome complex subunit 2 isoform X1, giving the protein MSDMEDDFMCDDEEDYDLEYSEDSNSEPNVDLENQYYNSKALKEDDPKAALSSFQKVLELEGEKGEWGFKALKQMIKINFKLTNFPEMMNRYKQLLTYIRSAVTRNYSEKSINSILDYISTSKQNSDFLCQMDLLQEFYETTLEALKDAKNDRLWFKTNTKLGKLYLEREEYGKLQKILRQLHQSCQTDDGEDDLKKGTQLLEIYALEIQMYTAQKNNKKLKALYEQSLHIKSAIPHPLIMGVIRECGGKMHLREGEFEKAHTDFFEAFKNYDESGSPRRTTCLKYLVLANMLMKSGINPFDSQEAKPYKNDPEILAMTNLVSAYQNNDITEFEKILKTNHSNIMDDPFIREHIEELLRNIRTQVLIKLIKPYTRIHIPFISKELNIDVADVESLLVQCILDNTIHGRIDQVNQLLELDHQKRGGARYTALDKWTNQLNSLNQAVVSKLA; this is encoded by the exons ATGTCTGACATGGAGGATGATTTCATGTGCGATGATGAGGAGGACTACGACCTG GAATACTCTGAAGACAGTAACTCCGAGCCAAATGTGGATTTGGAAAATCAGTACTATAATTCCAAAGCATTAAAAGAAGATGACCCAAAAGCGGCATTAAGCAGTTTCCAAAAg gTTTTGGAACTTGAAGGTGAAAAAGGAGAATGGGGATTTAAAGCACTGAAACAAATGATTAAGATTAACTTCAAGTTG aCAAACTTTCCAGAAATGATGAATAGATATAAGCAGCTATTGACCTATATTCGGAGTGCAGTCACaagaaattattctgaaaaatCCATTAATTCTATTCTTGATTATATCTCTACTTCTAAACAG AATTCTGATTTTTTATGTCAGATGGATTTACTGCAGGAATTCTATGAAACAACACTGGAAGCTTTGAAAGATGCTAAGAATGATAGACTGTGGTTTAAGACAAACACAAAG CttggaaaattatatttagaaCGAGAGGAATATGGAAAGCTTCAAAAAATTCTACGCCAGTTACATCAGTCGTGCCAG ACTGATGATGGAGAAGATGATCTGAAAAAAGGTACACAGTTATTAGAAATATATGCTTTGGAAATTCAAATGTACACagcacagaaaaataacaaaaaacttaAAGCACTCTATGAACAGTCACTTCACATCAAGTCTGCCATCCCTCATCCACTGATTATGGGAGTTATCAGAG aatgtGGTGGTAAAATGCACTTGAGGGAAGGTGAATTTGAAAAGGCacacactgatttttttgaagccTTCAAGAATTATGATGAATCTGGAAGTCCAAGACGAACCACTTGCTTAAAATATTTGGTCTTAGCAAATATGCTTATGAAATCGGGAATAAATCCATTTGACTCACAGGAG GCCAAGCCGTACAAAAATGATCCAGAAATTTTAGCAATGACGAATTTAGTAAG TGCCTATCAGAATAATGACATCACTGAATTTGAAAAGATTCTAAAAACAAATCACAGCAACATCATGGATGATCCTTTCATAAGAGAACACATTGAAG AGCTTTTGCGAAACATCAGAACACAAGTGCTTATAAAATTAATTAAGCCTTACACAAGAATacatattccttttatttctaag GAGTTAAACATAGATGTAGCTGATGTGGAGAGCTTGCTGGTGCAGTGCATATTGGATAA caCTATTCATGGCCGAATTGATCAAGTCAACCAACTCCTTGAACTGGATCATCAGAAGAGGGGTGGTGCACGATATACTGCACTAGATAAATGGACCAACCAACTAAATTCTCTCAACCAGGCTGTAGTCAGTAAACTGGCTTAA
- the COPS2 gene encoding COP9 signalosome complex subunit 2 isoform X2 codes for MSDMEDDFMCDDEEDYDLEYSEDSNSEPNVDLENQYYNSKALKEDDPKAALSSFQKVLELEGEKGEWGFKALKQMIKINFKLTNFPEMMNRYKQLLTYIRSAVTRNYSEKSINSILDYISTSKQMDLLQEFYETTLEALKDAKNDRLWFKTNTKLGKLYLEREEYGKLQKILRQLHQSCQTDDGEDDLKKGTQLLEIYALEIQMYTAQKNNKKLKALYEQSLHIKSAIPHPLIMGVIRECGGKMHLREGEFEKAHTDFFEAFKNYDESGSPRRTTCLKYLVLANMLMKSGINPFDSQEAKPYKNDPEILAMTNLVSAYQNNDITEFEKILKTNHSNIMDDPFIREHIEELLRNIRTQVLIKLIKPYTRIHIPFISKELNIDVADVESLLVQCILDNTIHGRIDQVNQLLELDHQKRGGARYTALDKWTNQLNSLNQAVVSKLA; via the exons ATGTCTGACATGGAGGATGATTTCATGTGCGATGATGAGGAGGACTACGACCTG GAATACTCTGAAGACAGTAACTCCGAGCCAAATGTGGATTTGGAAAATCAGTACTATAATTCCAAAGCATTAAAAGAAGATGACCCAAAAGCGGCATTAAGCAGTTTCCAAAAg gTTTTGGAACTTGAAGGTGAAAAAGGAGAATGGGGATTTAAAGCACTGAAACAAATGATTAAGATTAACTTCAAGTTG aCAAACTTTCCAGAAATGATGAATAGATATAAGCAGCTATTGACCTATATTCGGAGTGCAGTCACaagaaattattctgaaaaatCCATTAATTCTATTCTTGATTATATCTCTACTTCTAAACAG ATGGATTTACTGCAGGAATTCTATGAAACAACACTGGAAGCTTTGAAAGATGCTAAGAATGATAGACTGTGGTTTAAGACAAACACAAAG CttggaaaattatatttagaaCGAGAGGAATATGGAAAGCTTCAAAAAATTCTACGCCAGTTACATCAGTCGTGCCAG ACTGATGATGGAGAAGATGATCTGAAAAAAGGTACACAGTTATTAGAAATATATGCTTTGGAAATTCAAATGTACACagcacagaaaaataacaaaaaacttaAAGCACTCTATGAACAGTCACTTCACATCAAGTCTGCCATCCCTCATCCACTGATTATGGGAGTTATCAGAG aatgtGGTGGTAAAATGCACTTGAGGGAAGGTGAATTTGAAAAGGCacacactgatttttttgaagccTTCAAGAATTATGATGAATCTGGAAGTCCAAGACGAACCACTTGCTTAAAATATTTGGTCTTAGCAAATATGCTTATGAAATCGGGAATAAATCCATTTGACTCACAGGAG GCCAAGCCGTACAAAAATGATCCAGAAATTTTAGCAATGACGAATTTAGTAAG TGCCTATCAGAATAATGACATCACTGAATTTGAAAAGATTCTAAAAACAAATCACAGCAACATCATGGATGATCCTTTCATAAGAGAACACATTGAAG AGCTTTTGCGAAACATCAGAACACAAGTGCTTATAAAATTAATTAAGCCTTACACAAGAATacatattccttttatttctaag GAGTTAAACATAGATGTAGCTGATGTGGAGAGCTTGCTGGTGCAGTGCATATTGGATAA caCTATTCATGGCCGAATTGATCAAGTCAACCAACTCCTTGAACTGGATCATCAGAAGAGGGGTGGTGCACGATATACTGCACTAGATAAATGGACCAACCAACTAAATTCTCTCAACCAGGCTGTAGTCAGTAAACTGGCTTAA